The Cryptomeria japonica chromosome 2, Sugi_1.0, whole genome shotgun sequence region TTTGCATTTTTACGAATCACACAAAGCTTGTCCTCTACATTAACCAATGAAGCCTTGGACATCCCATTTCGCAGACGTTTTCCAGTGCCTTGCAAGGGAAGCCATCTATTGTGATCGAAATCATAGCCCCTGATCTTGCCATCAAAGTAAGCGAAAAGAATCCCTTTAACTACTGCTGTTTTCTGGTTTAGCTTATTCCATGTTGAAAACAGTGTATGGATGTTTTCACAAGGGCTCGACTCGTAAGCCTCACTACTGACTATGGTAATAGATGATGAAATGGGATCAAAGATAAACCCCAACCCCCCATAACACATACCATACAGTTTCCCATTCACCACTGCACTGTCCCTACAGAACACATCTCCAAAAAAGTGCCAACAAGGAATCGACAGAGAAGTCCACGCACCCACTTCGGGATCATAGACCTCTGCCCAATCTGACAAATCCCCCCCCACCCCACCACCCATTACATAAATCTTTCCCCCAATACTAACAACTGCAGGCTCATACCTTGCAAGTTTTAGGGATGCGACAGACTCCCACTTATTGACACAGGGGTCATATGCCCACACATCAGCTGAGTTGGCAGAGTTAATCAAACCCCCAATGGAGAAAAGCCTCCCTCTGCTTACAACAAACTTGGCACAAGTGAGATTTGTCGGAAACGCGGGCAAAGGCAAACAAGCCCTATCCTCTAGGTTCCATGCAAAGAATCTCTGGTCCCCAATTGAGAACAACAAATTTACATAAACATAGTTTGTGGGTAGTCCAGGTGATGCATTCCAATTAAGAGTGTTGGATGTTAGTAGGGTTTTCCATGACCTAGAAACTCTTGTGAATTTCCGATGCATCAATCCGGGAATTCTAGCCAAACAATCCAATGCAATTTCATTGGGTAATCCAGGAATAATAGTAGTGTCTGAAACCTTACCGTCGCCGTCATTTTCCTTGCACTTTTTCATGCTTTTCTGCTGCTGCCTCTCCTCCTGCTGCCGCAGCCGCTGCCTAGATTTCTTGTGGGTCTGTACCAAAACACCTTGTGACCCCAAATGCGTGCTTATCCGTTTGTGAGAGACTGTATACGATATCACTCTCAAAGAAAACTTCACATTTCAACCCATTTGGATCAACCCACTCCTTTGAAAGCTCAATTTTCAATTAAGAAACGATCGTGCAATAATAAAGTATTAATTTAAAAACTGTGTTCATTTTCCTAACCAAGATTGTTAATGTTTAGGTACGTGTTCTTCTGACTTGGATACGACATATACACACAGCTGTAAACTTGTATTATATTCGCCATTTACTGTTTTAGATATGGGCTTTTGTCCTTAGGGTGACACATACACACAGTTGTCTACGTGGCATTATATACATACACAATTATGTAAAATGAAGCCAGATCAGATGAATGATGTAGGAACTACACCACAGTGACGTAAGTTTGTGGGGCATTTACAGGAGTAGATTTGCACCATTGTTGTGGTGGAGCTTCTAAGGCacatttatatattttaatgtttacCTTAATTGTTAGTAATCACAACCATCTTCAAAAAGGACAGTTCCGAGTTCGAAGATGAAGTATTGAAATTTCTATTTGCTGATGTATCTCAGTCTAACAAAAAATTGGTAGTTATACAttgtttttaattttgttgaaaCATGTGTATAGGGACTACATACCTACTGCCTTCTATATCTcattaatatttcaatttttttccaaattgtgtattttttaaaaaaaattaatgttattTCCATTGAGGTATCTCACAATCctcaattttcattttttattaagcATTATTTACTATTATTTTGACTTGTTTGTTTATAATACTTTATTATTGGTTAAGTCAATTGTCTatgtttagattcttcaatttttattagaattatttattattatttttattttaaaacaaaaattctAATTATATGATTGTATAAAGAAGGATGTATTTGAACATTGTAATATGATAGAGCTAGTTCAATCAGGGATTGATGAAGTTCAtgtaaaaaaaattaactaaaaggATTTTAGAAATTGAAGTTCTTTTTTGTGTTATTATATACAAGATTAATATATAGTATTTAGATTGAATTATAATATAGATAGTTAAATAAGTAAAGTAACTAAGTGTTAGTTATGAATCTAattattaatgaattttttttagtgTTATTGTATATGATCATCAAATTGTTAGAACTCTTTTCACTTTATATACTATTAAGCTTCATGAATTGTTTTATGTACAAAATAGTTATTACAAATAGGCTATCCCCAAATATTGAATATTCAACTCGAAAGGAATGAAGTAGTTAAAGTAGAATAATTAAGCTTCATGAATTGTTTATGTAAAAAATAGTTATTACAAATAGGATGAATTGTTTTATGTACAAAATAGTTATTACAAATAGGCTATCCCCAAATATTGAATATTCAACTCGAAAGGAATGAAGTAGTTAAAGTAGAATAATTAAGCTTCATGAATTGTTTATGTAAAAAATAGTTATTACAAATAGGCTATTCCCAAATATTGAATATTCAAATCGAGAGGAATGAAGTAGTTAAAATAGAATAACCTATATTTTCTTTGGTGTGGCCCTTCACCAAGTGTGTTGGTGAGTGCCTACATAAAGATGGTGACGATCTAGAATTCTTCTACTATCAAAGACTAAAGTGTCACTTGTAGTCATTTTATTTAAGGGTCCATAAATTTGTAAGTTAATGAAATGTTATTTTGTACTCCATTGAgaattttattgattatttctctATAATTATATATTTGTGAACACCAACTATTAATGATGGGTTTTTTAGTGAATCTTCGtatatttaaactaaaattttatGAGATTAACACACAATTAAGCAATTATATAATAAAACTTGCTCAAGTATATAAGAATAGAGACATGACATTTGATTTTGATATAATGTTAGAGTATAAAATCTAATGACTAGacatgacaaaaggagacaaattcctcTACATGAGACCATAAGGTCAAATACAAGAGTATATAAAGGATAGAACTGAAGATAACCCTGATAGGGACTCTCAACACACTATCTCCCACATGCACACCATGGATGAGATCATTGTCAAAGCACTTATCCACCCAACCACAAATCTTTAACACTCCCTTGGAATCCTTCCTAATATGAAGAATACCCAACCTAGCATAAGGATGGTAGCAATCTGAAACTAGGAGTAATGGAAGTGTAGAATGATATATTTGCATTCTAATGTTAATGTAACAATATCATGATTTGGCAAATAATATGAGACAACGATCAAAATTAGCAACATAGAGTAATATTaaattgatcaaacaagctttggtCAAAGCATCTTTTTAAGCCATTTGTCGAGAGATAGATTTAAGGTGATAATTTATccttatttgttcctttgtatttACCACTGtccaaaaacacataaaacaatctatGAAGTCACACGATTACAACCATGTACTCTATTCTTGAAGTCAAGATTGTTTGATTTGAGCACTCAAAGCATCATGACAATTAAATATACATTGATATATGTAATGAAAGATAATAGATCAAAACATTTTCTTATTGACAAGTAAAAGCTCAATCTATGCATATCTACTGGATATTTAAATACACACATAAAATCTAGTTCAAACACAATATTAAATAAGAAAGCtattaacaaaattatcaaatttgCACATGAACATATAAAAGGCTTTCAAATGCATGTAAAATAAACGAAGTATAGATAAGCATTAATTTCCTTGATAACATGCAAAATATATTTACTAATTCTTATTCAAGTAATCCAAATTCAATGAATGAAGTGTAAATTAGCTTAATTCTATCCATTCTCATGATAGTTTAACTCAAAGATGATTCTAAAGATAATGGTATAGAAGGATAAGGGTCATTTAACTATAAAGCAAATTATTCCTTTAAGCATAAAAGATTATTTAGTTCAAGCCCCAATTTATAATGTTTCATCCAAGCATGAAGCAAAACTCCTCTATTACTAGTTCTAAGCCTAACCAAGACATGCTAACAAGAAGATAGTCCCTAGGGCTAATTTTCTTACCTACCCCTTCAAAAATTCCTTGACCTAGCTACCAACTAGAACATGGGCAAGTATTAATAATGGTGAACTataatacatttatttattatAAATCAATACTACTATGTTTCAATCTATAAGTCATATGGAAAAACTCTTTTGACGTCAATTATATATCATCAAAAGAGAAGAATAAGATATAATTGAACTCTCTTCAATTTcaataatattactattaaattgaATATAATAATTCAACAGATTTAAGGGAAAAAATATACTTTTCTATCTAAAGGGATAACAATCCTAAATTCTCACAGTGGGTATATCTTATTCCAATCGTCTCACTACAACATAGACATGCATTTTCATCTCCCAATTTCTTATCTAAAGTAGCACTTCACCAAAAAGAGGTGCAATGGTTATGTTGATAGTAAAATATACTTCAAATAATATATTGGAGGGAACAAATTAAATGAAAAGTGCATTTGTTGGCAAtgattatttataataaaaatgaaTAGATTTTGAAATGTAACAATGTCAATaaaaaatgtttttgtaatacaattttttttataatgcaTGCATTTCATTAGCTTCGGAGATAGACTTCATTAAatatatgtgatgttgattattgagataTCCTTTTTACAACTATCACAAATAAAAAACCATACAAAATTTAGTACTATTAACTTCAATAATATGTACTCTTATTCATCCTCTCTCTTGTCCTCCAAAATCTTTTTGGGTTTTATAAGCTAAAAACATACAAATTTATATTTAACCTACCCAATTGCATTAGCAAAAAAAAAGTTCATATATATGTGGAAAAAAAAAAGTGACGCATATTCAATCACATTTTTAAAGAATCAAAAGAATAAAAAAGTAAATCTaaaatttttctttatatttttcacatactgaaaaaaaaacttaaataatgtcaactttcaaaagtatttattttaaatattagaaTATGTCACATATAATTTTgtttaaagaaaaaattataaaatctagAAATGTAACATCACTtttctaaaaaatgaaaaaaaaaaaaaaaaaaaagaattaatttgcatAATTgaatttttaatcctattaaagtATGCATACAATCTACACTAAAAAATTATGCATTATATTTAGATTAGTAAATAAATTGTAACATTGAATGTTATAATTAATTCACACAAATATTGATTTTTAAAAAAGAGTTATTTATCTCATTGTTCAATAGTAAAGTATAAATGGTGTAATTTAAttcatatttataatattaaatacaCGAACGAACAAAAATCTAAAAGAACTATATAAAGAATAAACATATATTTTTCCTAGTCAAAAATTTAATCTAACTAACTGTtggggtttcaagcagatccaaagcaaatatgaactaacaattatatgcagatttaaatacaaaagataaagaaataaaacaagacacagataacacggagatttaacgtggttcacccagaatgggttacatccaccatacacagtcgtccaatctttcttattatccagcaaaaatggtacatcaaccttacaatgccttaagcatcccaaccgcttataacatgcatttttagggcaaaaacaaagtcggcctttttagggttttattacaatgtcagttttcatcaaaaaaataccccaaaaaaaatttctcgagggctcccgcccccgaacccccaattttcttgggggctgccgccccaGAACCCCTGCCTAGGGCCCGACCCGGCCccagaccccggtgaggatacgtgctgagtgtacagtacttttctgatcagtcaccacatttcaacactaaCAGTCCTCTTTTTTTTCAAGGCAACCAGCAtgacattcattctaaattttctaTCAATTAATTATTGTATCTAATTATCATATTCTATACTGGTCAACTTTGAAATTTATGCCTACACTAATTTCTATTTAAAACAAGAGTTGTAGGACAACAAAGTGTCTGCCAATGATTAATAGAACAATTTGGTAGCGCATTGTCATTTCCTATATTGACAAAATAGCTACGACTAATAGTCTAAGCATCCAAAATATAGAGCTCCTCCTCCTTCCTTAAGATTGTAGGTATTGCAGTGTGATTGTAGTTGTGACCTAATTGTGTTGTTTACAGAAGTATTGAGTAGATGCTTAGTACAACCTATCATCATTAGTCTAGCCCTCCATTTTTCAGCTGGTGCATTCCTCTCAATCCTATCTGCTCCTACACAACAGAAATGTGTCATCTCTCCAGCCATTCAACAACATAGATTTCATTGCAAATGTTACATTCTAAAGAGATATTATATCTCATCTACTTATGGAAAGTTTATAACAAATATAACATATATTCAAAATATCCTACTGATAATTTAAGACTTGTTACCATTCCGATAGTTGCTTAAAGGGAGATCATGGATGCACTAAATGGAGTTAGTTCATTCTAGCTACAGAGGCAGCAAAGAAAAGATGATTGAGGGACACTTAGAAGATGGCATATCCATATTCCTAGTACTCATTACTTGAAGGTAAGACTAACATATTGATAAAACTTGTGCATGTCCCTAAGCAACTATCTTCCATGGGCTTGGAGCCTTTGCCAAGTATATTCAATGAGCAAAAAGGCCAGTTTAATTTCTATCATAATTGTTTGATCATAGAGGTGGAGACTACCTCATTAGCTAAGTGGAATAAACACAACAAAATAAATAGGCACTCTTGACAAAAAATTGTATTAGTGTAGGCATATTTAATTTCATTCCTTTTAAGCGGTGGAAGAAAAGGCTACAGAGAGATGAAAAAGAATCTCATCTCAAGAAGAATGAAGTTCTACCTAGAAAATCAAAGAACTTGCAAACAAAAATTGAGGTGCTTTCGTAGATATCCAATATTTGAGATATTTTCTTTAGCATAGAAAATTATTTAGGTTGATACAATTCATATTGGATGCAACCATTTTGGTTGCACACTCCAGGGGTGATGAGGTGGGTATGAGCTCAACCAACTCTCATAATTTCCAAGGTTCAAACTTGGACAATTTAGGAAAAGGGGTGATGAGGTGGGTATGAGCTTAGCTAACTCCCATAATTTCCAATGTTCAAACTTGGACAATTTAGGAAACAGGTGCAAGTGAGACATGATCATGAACATCATgagttcaaaattaaaaaaatagacttGTATTCTAAACATGAAAGCACACAAAGTGCAGAAATTGTTTAATTCACTCGTCTTGAAAAGGTGAGAGATACTGTAAAATTCAAGCTAAAAAAGTGCCATATTGTTAGATACATGCCCAAAAATGTGGTTGCACTCAGGCTTTGTTGATTATAGAAATCATATTTTCATTTATGATTGGTGCTAGAGGCCAAAATAAGGTTTGCATTGACCCTGCcctagttttatttttattttttgtttaaatgtGTGAGAGAGAGACATTAATCATCCCTCGTAGACCAACAAAACTATGATGGATGAAAATAGAATTAGGTAAAGTAGGACCTAATTCCACtctcattcatacattggaatatgaaagaacctaaagaagtgattcactttgacttccaCTTGTGAAAGAGATTCAAGGaatgattttagggtttttattcctttgCTAATTTGAAAGAGGAATGAGCTAAATGCCAAGTAATAACAAACTAACCTAATAGGATGTATGAAATCAACTAAATAAACTATAAGAACAAACTGATAGAGGAATGAAAATGAGATACGAAAAGCAGATCTGAGAGGGGAATTCTGATGTGCacttgatgtcaaaatttgagccTGACTAAGTCGAACCAAGGCGTTGGGCGCTTTGGTTCTTATCATTGTACTGAACTGGAAATCAGAAATCTACAAATTGAAGTCTCAAAACCTGAATTGCTAAAACCCGTAAGAAAATATAGAGGACCGGGCAGTTGGGCAGTCTGGTCCAGGACCAAAGCGCCCCAATCCCAAAGATCTAGGGCCTTCTTCTAGATCTAGATCTATTTCCATTGATTTCAGTTTCCCGAAAGTTTGCAACAGCTCCACTGAAAACCTACAAATATACCTGCAAGATGGAAAAAGGTATAtgtgtggctatatagggttttaccttagtcaaacccctttttttggtgatttccacctccacaaatagccaataaagtaTAGAAAAGTGTATGTGCCTTAGAATCTCGTGTGTTTATATGATCCTAATGAGCTAGAAtgcaaaactagagttctaccccaTGCTtagagtaaaaaccctaaatgaacataatgtaaatacTTCAAATCACAAATTCAATATGTacctaaagcaataatgtaaatctgaaaatgaatgataTGTAGATTTGAAAACTCGCatgaagatatgaaaataacatgaaaccataccaaaccctaagggagaggtacaagtcaatcaatagttggtgatctccttattactcttcaatatctcctaagct contains the following coding sequences:
- the LOC131049153 gene encoding F-box/kelch-repeat protein At1g67480, which translates into the protein MKKCKENDGDGKVSDTTIIPGLPNEIALDCLARIPGLMHRKFTRVSRSWKTLLTSNTLNWNASPGLPTNYVYVNLLFSIGDQRFFAWNLEDRACLPLPAFPTNLTCAKFVVSRGRLFSIGGLINSANSADVWAYDPCVNKWESVASLKLARYEPAVVSIGGKIYVMGGGVGGDLSDWAEVYDPEVGAWTSLSIPCWHFFGDVFCRDSAVVNGKLYGMCYGGLGFIFDPISSSITIVSSEAYESSPCENIHTLFSTWNKLNQKTAVVKGILFAYFDGKIRGYDFDHNRWLPLQGTGKRLRNGMSKASLVNVEDKLCVIRKNANTIIFACLDILKIPGILRCNVLWCHSEASSGRPWSIDACVSLAESGS